The Apium graveolens cultivar Ventura chromosome 11, ASM990537v1, whole genome shotgun sequence genome has a window encoding:
- the LOC141695448 gene encoding uncharacterized protein LOC141695448, whose translation MRCVRCLLEKFGSPKLEGVPREDNSNTDSLAKMGSWMDIVLLGQIPLGIQEIPSIPEIVVFQTQVVPQETWMTPIHNYIQKGTVPEDKSQARHLHYQATRYIEYDGVLYKCVDLEEGNYILTEVHEGICGNHSGVVRWH comes from the coding sequence ATGAGATGTGTGCGATGTCTGCTAGAAAAATTTGGAAGTCCTAAACTAGAAGGTGTGCCTCGGGAAGACAATAGTAATACTGATTCCTTGGCTAAAATGGGATCATGGATGGATATCGTGCTGCTTGGACAAATTCCTTTGGGGATCCAAGAAATCCCGAGTATCCCGGAAATAGTGGTATTCCAGACTCAAGTGGTACCACAAGAGACTTGGATGACTCCGATTCATAATTACATTCAAAAGGGAACAGTGCCAGAAGATAAATCACAAGCTCGGCACCTTCACTATCAGGCTACGAGGTACATCGAATATGATGGAGTATTGTACAAGTGTGTGGACTTGGAAGAAGGAAACTACATCCTTACAGaggtgcatgaaggcatttgtggcaatcactcgggggtgGTTCGTTGGCATTAA